One genomic segment of Gossypium arboreum isolate Shixiya-1 chromosome 3, ASM2569848v2, whole genome shotgun sequence includes these proteins:
- the LOC108475412 gene encoding ubiquitin-like domain-containing CTD phosphatase yields MAADAAATASSSVTEEELTLTVKWSGKEYTVRVCGDDSVAELKRRICEMTNVLPQRQKLLYPKIGNKLSDDSLLLSQIPLKSSLKMTMIGTVEDDIIVDPVEAPEIIDDFELGQDEAVDIKDKEVNKQKLKRRIDQYKIELKAPCRKGKKLLVLDIDYTLFDHRSSAENPLQLMRPYLHEFLTAAYAEYDIMIWSATRMKWVELKMGQLGVLNNPNYKITALLDHLAMITVQSDSRGLFDCKPLGLIWAKFPEFYSSKNTIMFDDLRRNFVMNPQNGLTIKPFRKAHANRDTDQELVKLTRYLLAIAELDDLSALDHSNWQLFTDDNVKRRRHA; encoded by the exons ATGGCCGCCGACGCTGCTGCCACTGCATCGTCTTCGGTGACAGAGGAGGAGCTGACCTTGACAGTAAAATGGAGCGGGAAAGAGTACACGGTTCGAGTTTGTGGAGATGACTCAGTAGCCGAGTTGAAACGAAGGATCTGTGAAATGACGAACGTTTTACCCCAAAGGCAAAAGCTTCTTTATCCTAAGATCGGAAATAAGCTCTCGGATGACTCCCTTTTGCTCTCTCAGATTCCCCTTAAGTCTTCTCTTAAGATGACCATGATTGG AACTGTTGAAGATGATATAATCGTCGATCCAGTCGAGGCACCGGAGATTATCGATGATTTTGAACTTGGGCAAGATGAAGCTGTTGATATTAAAGATAAAGAGGTTAACAAGCAGAAATTGAAGAGACGTATAGATCAATACAAG ATCGAACTAAAAGCTCCATGCCGTAAAGGAAAGAAACTGCTTGTTTTGGATATAGACTATACTTTATTCGATCATCGATCATCTGCTGAGAATCCACTTCAACTTATGCGACCTT ATCTTCATGAGTTTCTAACAGCTGCTTATGCTGAGTACGATATTATGATTTGGTCTGCGACCAG AATGAAATGGGTTGAATTGAAGATGGGACAACTCGGGGTACTAAATAACCCGAACTACAAAATTACGGCCCTTCTAGACCATTTAGCAATGATCACTGTTCAATCGGATTCTCGTGGACTCTTTGATTGCAAACCACTTGGTTTAATTTGGGCAAAGTTTCCTGAG TTTTACAGTTCAAAAAACACTATAATGTTTGACGATCtccgaagaaatttcgtgatgaaccCGCAGAACGGTTTGACAATTAAGCCATTCCGAAAAGCTCATGCCAACCGGGACACCGATCAAGAGCTTGTAAAACTCACTCGATACTTGTTAGCCATTGCAGAACTCGATGACTTAAGTGCTCTTGATCATAGTAATTGGCAGTTATTCACCGACGACAATGTCAAAAGACGCAGGCATGCATGA
- the LOC128290137 gene encoding uncharacterized protein LOC128290137, with translation MHMQSSESEPATMREHFKLLEGSQSLDFQVRDKYSKVWTFRLYTRKNDGHPKPVLTKGWLDFVTRMGLKVGDKVIFVVHGNHNDHLGILVKRNIKLLGSEHWADL, from the exons ATGCATATGCAATCGAGCGAGAGTGAACCAG CTACGATGAGGGAACATTTCAAGCTTTTAGAAGGGTCACAGTCGTTGGATTTTCAAGTCAGGGACAAATATAGTAAGGTATGGACCTTTAGGCTTTACACTAGGAAAAATGATGGTCACCCTAAGCCAGTGTTAACCAAAGGGTGGCTTGATTTTGTTACAAGAATGGGTCTCAAGGTGGGTGATAAGGTGATTTTCGTTGTGCATGGGAACCATAATGATCATCTTGGGATTCTAGTTAAGAGGAACATAAAGTTACTTGGTTCTGAGCATTGGGCTGATTTGTAA
- the LOC108475428 gene encoding uncharacterized protein LOC108475428 has product MSAFNKFKASVPVAWSPNLYITLVRGIPGTRRLHRRTLEALRLRKCNRTVMRWNTPTVRGMLQQVKRLVVVETEEMFKARKENEAKHRALRPPIVINHLLASATDSTK; this is encoded by the exons ATGAGTGCTTTCAATAAGTTCAAAGCAAGTGTTCCCGTTGCATGGAGCCCGAACCTCTATATAACCCTTGTGAGGGGAATTCCTGGCACACGAAGGCTTCATAGGCGCACCTTAGAGGCACTAAGGTTACGTAAATGTAACCGCACTGTCATGCGTTGGAACACTCCCACTGTCCGGGGAATGCTTCAGCAG GTGAAAAGGTTGGTTGTTGTTGAGACAGAAGAAATGTTCAAGGCACGCAAAGAGAATGAAGCCAAACACCGAGCTCTACGTCCCCCTATCGTCATTAATCATCTCTTGGCTTCTGCAACTGACTCCACTAAGTAG
- the LOC108474401 gene encoding uncharacterized protein At4g06598 — protein sequence MANSKGSTNIRNFMVSGKHALLPPKSPFPTVSPAYTDYIPNSVIGSKAVQKPREGNIHHQRTSSESLRMEEQPSWLDDLLNEPETPVRRGGHRRSSSDSFAYIDASSAPNLDYAAQDEFRYQNMINTPSWASKDARLSSLYSDVNLIKQNRAWDSSLNVITHPSRLPSLRENTFLQSLRSSCAPRELEGALSTASEKQDSAESAPPDAKASSEKKDNSLTKSSACDGDSKRAKQQFAQRSRVRKLQYIAELERNVQALQAKGSEVSAELEFLNQQNLILSMENKALKQRLEGLAQEKVIKHFEQEVLERELSRLRALYQQQQNQPQQQQQLSSTHRRSSSRDLDSQFANLSLNHKDANSGSTPVTGPLRI from the exons ATGGCAAATTCTAAAGGTTCAACAAACATAAGGAACTTTATGGTTTCTGGAAAGCATGCTTTACTCCCTCCGAAAAGTCCATTTCCCACTGTTTCCCCAGCATATACTGATTATATCCCTAACAGTGTTATTGGGTCAAAAGCAGTTCAAAAGCCTAGAGAAGGAAATATACATCACCAACGCACTTCCTCCGAAAGCCTCCGAATGGAGGAACAGCCTTCTTGGCTTGACGATCTCCTTAATGAACCAGAGACTCCTGTGCGCAGAGGAGGTCATCGACGTTCTTCAAGTGACTCTTTTGCATATATTGATGCATCTAGTGCTCCTAACCTAGATTATGCAGCTCAAGATGAGTTCAGATATCAAAATATGATTAACACACCATCTTGGGCATCTAAAGATGCTAGGCTTTCTTCTCTCTACAGTGATGTGAACTTGATAAAGCAAAATAGGGCATGGGATTCATCTTTGAATGTTATTACTCATCCAAGCAGGCTTCCTTCTCTCAGAGAAAATACCTTTCTTCAGAGTTTAAGATCATCATGTGCACCACGAGAACTAGAGGGTGCTCTCTCAACTGCAAGTGAAAAACAAGATTCTGCTGAATCTGCTCCTCCTGATGCAAAAGCTTCTTCTGAGAAAAAGGATAATTCTCTCACTAAATCTTCTGCATGTGATGGGGATAGTAAACGTGCCAAGCA GCAATTTGCGCAACGGTCAAGAGTGCGTAAACTTCAGTACATAGCTGAGCTAGAAAGAAATGTACAAGCTTTGCAGGCAA AAGGGTCTGAAGTTTCAGCTGAGCTTGAATTTCTCAACCAGCAGAATCTTATTCTTAGCATGGAGAACAAAGCTCTTAAGCAACGCTTAGAGGGTTTAGCTCAGGAGAAAGTTATCAAACATT TTGAGCAGGAAGTATTGGAGAGGGAGCTCAGTAGGCTACGAGCCTTGTATCAGCAGCAGCAAAATCAACCGCAGCAACAACAGCAGCTATCATCTACCCATCGACGCTCTAGCAGTAGAGATCTCGATTCTCAATTTGCAAACCTCTCTCTTAATCATAAAGATGCCAATTCTGGTAGTACTCCTGTAACGGGTCCACTCCGCATTTGA